In one Candidatus Poribacteria bacterium genomic region, the following are encoded:
- a CDS encoding TonB-dependent receptor, whose amino-acid sequence MKVGLAFKTVPLLIHVVLVIFMGLASIAVAQQTEMESNDTTSEQEVVTLEGIVVVGTRAKPRSVLESAVPIDVLPSDEFIKQGSTDLPDLLRNLVPSYNVNAQPIADAATVVRPANLRGLAPDHTLLLVNGKRRHRASVIAWLGNGLSDGAQGADLSPIPSIALKQVEVLRDGASAQYGSDAIAGVVNLQLKDSYEGGSFEIKPGIFQAGDGLMYALAGNIGLGREHLWTNLSLEYGGMNETDRSVQRDDAAALIGVGNTDVADPAQPWGHPIIRNDIKLFANYGANITDDIQFYGHANYAQKEVEGGFYFRNPNTRPAVFSNDDGETLLIGRLSGTGEVPVVKITNNIPDPVALQQVFSDPNLFTFQELFPGGFTPRFGADTQDASLLVGLKSAVLAEVGWDLSAAYGRHASDFFIRNTVNASLGPDTPTEFDPGDYIQADTNINLDLTYPLHDRVFLASGLEYRTETFEIVQGQIESWEIGPLASQGFSSGSNGFPGFSDIAEGSWTRSNFAGYLESELQPIGFWTVNAAVRGEYFDDFGSTVNYKIATNYGIADTFKELLSIDPVIDLRVRGSYSTGFRAPTPGQQNAFNVTTEFGENNTLVNKGTIPSTHAAAGLVGGKALEPEKSKNFTVGTVINHAIASITVDYFNIKVEDRLAPSKDFQRGQDITEAQIQQLVAEGITSAGNLQEFRFFTNEFETSTQGFDVILTAPILDGALSLAYNYTGTTVTKRNPDILDDTRVRLLEEGVPRHRGNVTLTQGIGDSLGVLGRINYYGPWYENAVGAQTYGGAFLVDLEVSYALLENLGITVGVNNVLNVEPDNITSAEGPDVPYDIKEFPARIVGRPFGEYSPYGFGGAFWYTKVGYSF is encoded by the coding sequence TTTTATGGGTTTGGCATCTATAGCGGTAGCACAACAGACTGAAATGGAATCAAACGATACAACATCTGAACAGGAGGTCGTAACGCTTGAGGGTATAGTTGTAGTCGGAACGCGTGCGAAACCGCGTTCGGTTCTTGAATCCGCTGTCCCGATTGATGTTTTACCCAGTGATGAGTTCATCAAACAGGGAAGCACGGATTTGCCAGACCTGTTGAGAAACTTAGTGCCATCTTACAACGTTAATGCGCAGCCAATCGCCGATGCAGCTACTGTCGTCCGCCCAGCGAATCTGCGCGGGTTGGCACCAGATCATACGTTGTTACTGGTTAATGGTAAACGCCGCCACCGTGCCTCTGTAATTGCTTGGCTCGGAAATGGATTGTCCGATGGGGCGCAAGGTGCTGATCTTTCTCCCATCCCTTCCATCGCACTGAAACAGGTGGAGGTGCTACGAGATGGGGCATCGGCGCAATACGGTTCCGATGCGATCGCAGGGGTCGTGAACCTGCAGCTCAAAGACAGTTATGAAGGCGGGTCTTTTGAAATCAAACCCGGTATTTTCCAAGCCGGGGACGGTCTGATGTACGCCCTCGCTGGGAACATCGGTTTGGGGCGGGAACATCTCTGGACGAATCTCAGTTTAGAATACGGTGGCATGAACGAGACAGATCGCTCGGTACAACGCGATGATGCCGCCGCGCTTATCGGTGTCGGAAATACCGATGTTGCTGACCCAGCGCAACCTTGGGGACACCCTATTATTAGAAACGACATCAAACTTTTCGCAAACTATGGGGCAAACATTACCGATGACATTCAGTTCTACGGTCATGCGAACTATGCACAGAAGGAAGTTGAAGGCGGTTTCTACTTCCGAAATCCCAATACCCGACCCGCTGTGTTTAGTAATGATGATGGGGAAACCTTACTTATTGGAAGATTGTCAGGCACAGGTGAAGTTCCTGTAGTCAAAATAACCAACAACATCCCTGATCCGGTTGCCTTACAACAGGTTTTCTCTGACCCGAATCTTTTCACGTTCCAAGAACTTTTTCCCGGTGGGTTTACCCCTCGTTTCGGTGCTGATACCCAAGATGCTTCGCTCCTCGTTGGTCTGAAGAGCGCGGTTTTGGCGGAAGTGGGGTGGGATTTGAGTGCTGCCTATGGACGGCACGCCTCCGATTTCTTTATCAGGAATACAGTCAATGCCTCGCTTGGACCGGACACACCGACTGAATTTGACCCAGGAGATTATATCCAAGCGGATACCAACATCAACCTTGACTTAACCTATCCACTGCACGATAGGGTGTTTCTCGCCTCTGGGCTGGAATATCGAACAGAAACCTTTGAGATTGTGCAGGGTCAGATTGAGTCTTGGGAGATCGGTCCGTTGGCAAGCCAGGGATTTAGTTCAGGATCCAACGGGTTCCCCGGTTTCAGTGATATTGCCGAAGGAAGTTGGACGCGTTCTAACTTCGCGGGTTATTTGGAAAGCGAGTTGCAACCGATTGGCTTCTGGACGGTTAATGCTGCGGTCCGTGGTGAGTACTTTGACGATTTTGGGAGTACAGTCAACTACAAAATCGCAACGAACTATGGCATTGCCGACACGTTCAAAGAATTGCTTTCAATTGATCCTGTTATTGACTTAAGAGTCCGTGGTAGTTACAGCACCGGTTTCAGAGCACCGACCCCCGGGCAGCAGAATGCCTTTAACGTCACAACGGAGTTCGGTGAAAACAATACGTTAGTTAATAAAGGGACTATTCCTTCTACGCATGCTGCCGCTGGTTTGGTGGGTGGTAAGGCACTTGAGCCGGAAAAGTCAAAGAATTTCACGGTTGGAACGGTTATCAACCACGCTATTGCGAGTATCACTGTTGATTATTTCAACATCAAAGTGGAAGATCGGTTGGCTCCCTCGAAAGATTTCCAGCGAGGACAAGACATTACTGAGGCACAAATCCAGCAGCTCGTGGCTGAAGGTATTACGAGTGCCGGAAATTTGCAGGAATTCCGATTCTTTACCAATGAATTTGAAACAAGCACCCAAGGTTTTGATGTGATTCTTACAGCACCCATACTGGACGGTGCTTTGAGTCTCGCCTATAACTACACGGGAACCACAGTAACCAAGCGTAATCCTGATATCCTTGACGACACGCGTGTCCGTTTATTAGAGGAGGGGGTTCCTCGCCATCGTGGCAATGTGACCCTGACACAAGGCATCGGTGATAGTTTAGGTGTATTGGGGAGAATCAATTATTACGGTCCTTGGTACGAGAATGCTGTAGGTGCGCAAACCTATGGCGGCGCGTTTCTCGTGGACCTTGAGGTCAGTTACGCACTCCTCGAAAACTTGGGGATCACAGTTGGCGTGAATAATGTCCTCAATGTTGAACCGGATAATATTACTTCGGCGGAGGGACCTGACGTGCCCTACGATATTAAAGAATTTCCAGCCAGAATCGTTGGTAGACCTTTCGGCGAATATAGTCCGTATGGATTTGGTGGTGCGTTCTGGTATACCAAAGTTGGCTATAGTTTTTAG